In Mercurialis annua linkage group LG6, ddMerAnnu1.2, whole genome shotgun sequence, the following are encoded in one genomic region:
- the LOC126653741 gene encoding UDP-glycosyltransferase 91A1-like, with translation MADDSKLHIALFPWLAFGHMIPYLELAKLLAQKNHKISFISTPRNIDRLPKLPPNLSPFITFVKIPLPRTDQIPEDAQATTDLPFDKVQYLKKAYDCLEQPLKTFLENSDVDWLFYDFTAFWLPEIARSLGISNGFFSIFLGASLGMFVKPASFEDDDRVTPEQFTVPAKWVSFPTNAAFKLFEVVRIFESVAGDASDVSDFFRVAEVVKGCDLIVVRSCMDFEPEWLNLMQEIHEKPCLPAGMLPTTEYDGGEEIEEWIPIKQWLDKQDKASVVYVAFGSEAKPSQDELNEIALGLELSGLPFFWVLRNRRGLIDTEVIKLPDGFEERTKERGVVCTSWAPQLKILAHDSVGGFLTHSGWSSVVEASQYARPLILLTFLADQGINARILEEKKMGYPIPRNEFDGSFTGDSVAESLKLVIVKDEGKIYRDKAKEMRILFGDRGRQDIYVNNLLDYLKTNKQAKAMVN, from the coding sequence ATGGCCGATGATTCTAAGCTACACATCGCACTCTTTCCATGGCTAGCTTTCGGTCACATGATTCCATATTTAGagttagccaaacttttagctcaaaaaaatcacaaaatctCATTCATTTCAACTCCTCGAAACATCGACCGTCTCCCTAAACTTCCTCCGAATCTCTCCCCTTTCATAACATTCGTCAAGATTCCGCTGCCACGTACTGATCAGATTCCTGAAGATGCTCAGGCGACGACTGATCTTCCATTCGACAAAGTCCAGTACCTTAAGAAAGCATACGACTGTCTTGAACAGCCATTGAAAACATTTCTTGAAAATTCTGATGTTGATTGGTTGTTTTATGATTTTACGGCTTTTTGGCTACCGGAAATCGCCAGAAGTCTCGGAATTTCAAACGGGTTTTTTAGTATCTTCTTGGGCGCTTCGTTGGGAATGTTTGTGAAACCAGCTTCATTTGAGGATGATGATCGTGTTACACCTGAACAATTTACAGTTCCGGCGAAATGGGTTAGTTTTCCGACCAACGCTGCTTTTAAGCTGTTCGAAGTCGTCAGGATTTTTGAATCTGTGGCCGGTGATGCGTCTGATGTTTCTGATTTTTTTCGTGTGGCCGAGGTAGTTAAAGGTTGTGATCTGATTGTTGTAAGAAGCTGCATGGATTTTGAACCAGAATGGCTGAATCTAATGCAGGAGATTCATGAGAAACCATGTCTACCTGCCGGTATGCTTCCGACTACAGAATATGATGGCGGAGAAGAAATAGAGGAGTGGATTCCGATCAAACAGTGGCTTGATAAGCAAGATAAAGCTTCTGTAGTGTACGTAGCATTCGGTAGTGAAGCGAAACCGAGTCAAGACGAGTTAAACGAGATTGCTCTCGGCCTCGAGTTATCAGGGCTTCCATTCTTTTGGGTGCTGAGAAACCGTAGAGGGTTAATCGATACTGAAGTAATCAAACTACCCGATGGGTTCGAGGAGCGAACCAAAGAGCGTGGCGTGGTCTGCACCAGTTGGGCTCCTCAGCTCAAGATTTTAGCTCATGACTCGGTGGGTGGGTTCTTGACTCACTCAGGATGGAGTTCAGTGGTGGAAGCGAGTCAATATGCGAGACCTCTTATACTACTCACATTCTTAGCTGATCAAGGGATCAATGCTAGAATTTTGGAGGAGAAAAAAATGGGATATCCAATACCAAGAAACGAGTTTGATGGATCGTTTACGGGTGACTCAGTAGCCGAGTCGTTGAAATTGGTGATAGTGAAAGATGAAGGTAAGATTTATAGAGACAAAGCCAAGGAGATGAGAATTCTTTTTGGAGATAGAGGAAGACAAGATATTTATGTTAACAACTTGCTTGATTATCTTAAGACAAATAAGCAAGCAAAAGCTATGGTTAATTAA
- the LOC126687373 gene encoding general transcription and DNA repair factor IIH subunit TFB1-1, giving the protein MASDGEQATKRVKYKTSVKDPGTHGHLLLNLEKLAFKPTNPNSASRFDMDFKYVKGFKYTKEGSNKAPMLNLTSDQGVNYIFEFQNYNDLHICRELVGKAKGDGPKVGDAPKPADTPEVPSNQLSGEELRLRMNLLSKNVELQKLHMQFVKDGVLTESEFWATRKKLLNGELSRKSKQQVGIKSAMLSDSKPIIDGRTNKVTFNLTPEIVREIFAEKPAVHQAYLNLVPKKMSERDFWTKFCRAEYLQNSKNVYAAAAEAAEDEELALFLKPDDILVNETKRKIRFVDPTLDMEADQGDDYMHLPDHGIVRDGSKEIIESEHEPYRRTLLQVLNRHAAVVLEGTAIDDEQLQDTKTVAEALAKQGRKTINQDADGNADQERSNRISNMMEIEDLRGSNDLPLAPLCIKDPRDYFDSQQASALKISRDMPGGTETAKCRLSTQEAYGSLRNSISQIKTMGLNDPIVKPEIATMVLTVLTSNISSTKYHRGKNPRESVLDRFPDAVKEELLHHWMSIEELLRHYWSSYPITTPYLYAKVGRLKDVMLKVDSQLQEMKGSVQSDLRNHLTLLIRPMQQALEAAMQHHDADLQKRSAKSGERLNGYA; this is encoded by the exons ATGGCGAGCGATGGCGAACAAGCTACGAAGCGTGTTAAATACAAAACTTCAGTCAAAGACCCCGGCACTCATGGTCATCTACTACTG AATCTGGAGAAATTAGCATTCAAACCTACTAACCCTAACTCCGCTTCTAGGTTTGATATGGACTTTAAATATGTTAAAG GTTTCAAATACACCAAGGAGGGATCGAATAAAGCGCCGATGCTTAATCTTACTTCCGATCAg GGAGTAAATTACATATTTGAGTTTCAGAATTATAATGATCTTCACATTTGCAGAGAGCTTGTAG GAAAAGCCAAGGGTGATGGTCCTAAAGTTGGAGATGCTCCTAAACCTGCAGATACTCCAGAAGTTCCATCCAATCAACTTAGTGGAGAGGAACTGCGTCTTCGAATGAACCTGCTTAGCAAAAATGT TGAGTTGCAGAAACTTCATATGCAGTTTGTGAAAGATGGAGTGTTGACAGAGTCTGAATTCTGGGCTACAAGAAAG AAATTGCTCAATGGGGAGTTGAGTAGAAAGTCAAAGCAACAAGTGGGTATTAAAAGTGCTATGCTCTCAGACTCCAAGCCAATTATTGATGGACGG ACAAACAAGGTTACGTTTAATCTGACACCAGAGATTGTTCGTGAG ATATTTGCAGAGAAGCCAGCAGTTCACCAAGCATACTTAAATCTAGTTCCTAAAAAG ATGTCAGAAAGGGATTTTTGGACCAAATTTTGTAGAGCTGAATACCTCCAAAATTCGAAAAATGTTTATGCGGCAGCAGCAGAAGCTGCAGAAGATGAAGAACTTGCTCTTTTTCTGAAACCTGATGATATTTTGGTCAATGAAACTAAGCGGAAG ATCAGATTTGTGGATCCAACTCTAGACATGGAAGCTGACCAAGGAGACGACTATATGCATTTGCCA GATCATGGGATTGTTCGTGATGGCAGCAAGGAGATAATTGAATCGGAACATGAGCCTTACAGAAGGACCTTGTTACAAGTTCTTAATCGTCATGCTGCTGTTGTTCTTGAAGGAACTGCTATAG ATGATGAACAGTTACAAGACACAAAAACTGTAGCAGAGGCACTTGCAAAACAGG GGCGAAAAACAATAAACCAAGATGCTGATGGGAATGCAGACCAGGAGAGATCCAATAGAATTTCCAATATGATGGAAATTGAGGATCTTCGAGGGTCGAATGATCTTCCTTTAGCACCACTTTGCATTAAG GATCCACGGGATTATTTTGATTCTCAACAAGCTAGTGCACTTAAAATTTCAAGAGATATGCCAGGTGGGACGGAAACTGCAAAATGTAGATTGAGCACCCAAGAAGCTTATGGTTCTTTGAGGAACTCCATTTCTCAGATTAAGACTATGGGATTGAATGATCCTATAGTTAAACCTGAAATTGCTACAATG GTTCTCACGGTATTGACAAGTAATATCTCAAGCACTAAATATCATCGTGGAAAGAACCCTAGGGAGAGTGTTTTGGACAGGTTTCCAGATGCTGTAAAGGAGGAACTGCTGCAT CACTGGATGTCTATTGAGGAGTTGTTGAGACATTATTGGTCATCATATCCGATCACAACTCCATATCTTTACGCCAAG GTGGGGAGACTGAAGGATGTGATGTTGAAGGTTGATTCACAGCTTCAG GAGATGAAGGGATCTGTGCAATCAGATCTTCGGAATCATCTAACACTCCTTATTCGTCCAATGCAACAG GCTCTTGAGGCAGCCATGCAACATCACGACGCAGACTTGCAGAAGAGATCAGCAAAGAGTGGAGAGCGATTGAACGGATACGCCTAG
- the LOC126688040 gene encoding uncharacterized protein LOC126688040 → MCCGGKMCMMCTCLILVVIAIGLVFGFGVFKNGFHKLKDSIHVNYPNAPAYSSSGGSSGGRPFFGYVPPTHF, encoded by the coding sequence ATGTGCTGCGGAGGAAAGATGTGCATGATGTGCACGTGTTTGATTCTGGTGGTGATCGCAATCGGGTTGGTTTTCGGGTTTGGGGTTTTCAAGAATGGGTTTCATAAATTGAAGGACTCCATTCATGTTAATTATCCCAATGCACCTGCTTATTCTTCTTCCGGCGGTTCTTCCGGCGGACGGCCGTTCTTCGGTTATGTACCTCCTActcatttttag
- the LOC126686208 gene encoding enhancer of mRNA-decapping protein 4, with protein MATPNQFDMHNFFMPTNSPPLPTPQSPSPPPPQQNPNFTPPSPITSSYPPPTVTNPFPFQFPQQFSPHAPPPYSHSPPQPHRSLSYPTPPLQPQQQQQPPQQLQNPPRNNDRSGAEIMALLRPPQPPIQSTSPQPIQEPPPEGAGVMGPIRMASSKMPRGRRINSTEGGVVSYDVDVRLQGEVQPQLEVTPITKYSSDPQLCLGRQIAVNKSYICYGLKQGNIRVLNINTALRSLFRSNSQRVTDMAFFAEDVHLLASAGVDGRINVWKISEGPDEEDKPQITGKTVISIQIAGEEEIKNPRVCWHAYKPEILVVGVGKRVFRIDINKVGKVGVYSPETPLICPVDKVIEGIQLIGKHDGEVTDLSMCQWMTSRLVSASMDGTIKFWEESKESPVLVLRPHDGQPVYSATFLTANTRPDHMVLITAGPHNQEIKIWVSDKEDGWLLPGHADSLKCTQTLELKSSAQPQVEEAFFNQVVALSQVGLLLLANAKRNAIYAVHLDYGPNPASTHMDYLSEFTVTMPILSLTGTSDVIRGQAQIYCVQTHAIQQYTLELCQCLPPLLDNVGLEKSDSNILNVEGVSAVDSHGSNFSGVPLSCVSVDAATSQDIPSSNLDSKLPALTPSTSDADITCVPSSPLPNTNRGFAEVTVASRLESSPPSAEQGLNQPVNNYTVDQYMDTIHSTVSDVPSLGSDSKNDEKEDPQDDNCSVLNPPVMFKNPPHLITPSEILMGVSSNNEEKTEEANMQDSVDSSDASNGEMDVKVVGDTKSAQNSEFGFRGEPKIRLPENKAKFFCSQASDLAIEMARVCTDISAETYTVEESQRVDVVDKADYFAKPSHVSEDEVPDSAKDVLEKISESTTPTIVQQSTPSTKTKNKKGKTPQASGTFSPSPSTFNSTDSTNEQAGNSEAPIPQILAMHEMLSQLVASQKEMQKQMSNMVAVPVSKECKRLEASLGRSIEKAIKANTDALWARFQEENAKIDKLSRDRTQQISSLIANFASKDSTAMLEKALKKELASVGPALARTVSPVLEKTISSAIAESFQRGVGDKAANQLEKSVNSKLETTVARQIQAQFQTSGKQALQDALKAGLEASVIPAFEISCKAMFEQVDVTFRKGMVEHTTAAQQHFESAHSPLALTLRETINSASSLTQTLSGEFAESQRKLLALVAAGANSSAANPLVTQLSNGPLAGLHGKVEPHLDPTKELSRLISERKYDEAFTIALQRSEVSIVSWLCSQVDLRGMLAMAPLPLSQGVLLSLLQQLACDINKDMSRKLAWMTDVAAAINPADQMIVMHIRPIFEQVYQILHHHRSSPSIAGADLSMLRVLIHVINSMLLTCK; from the exons ATGGCAACCCCAAATCAATTCGACATGCACAATTTCTTCATGCCTACAAATTCTCCGCCGCTCCCCACTCCACAATCACCGTCGCCGCCACCGCCGCagcaaaaccctaatttcacaCCTCCATCTCCAATCACTTCCTCTTACCCCCCTCCTACAGTAACCAACCCTTTCCCTTTCCAATTCCCTCAACAGTTCTCTCCTCACGCGCCTCCTCCCTATTCCCACTCGCCGCCGCAGCCCCACCGCTCTCTATCCTACCCTACACCCCCTCTTCAACcccaacaacaacaacaaccgCCCCAACAATTACAAAACCCTCCTCGCAACAACGACCGGAGCGGAGCCGAAATCATGGCGCTTCTCCGGCCGCCTCAGCCGCCAATACAATCCACTTCGCCGCAGCCAATTCAAGAACCTCCGCCGGAAGGAGCTGGGGTGATGGGGCCCATTAGGATGGCGAGTAGTAAAATGCCACGTGGAAGAAGGATTAACAGTACTGAGGGTGGAGTAGTGAGTTATGACGTGGATGTTAGGTTACAAGGTGAGGTGCAGCCTCAGCTTGAGGTTACACCTATTACTAAATACAGTTCTGATCCTCAGTTGTGTTTAGGAAGGCAAATTGCTGTAAATAAGAGTTATATTTGTTATGGATTAAAGCAGGGTAATATTAGGGTTCTTAATATCAATACCGCCTTGCGGTCTTTATTTCGCTCCAACTCGCAG AGGGTCACTGATATGGCTTTCTTTGCTGAGGATGTTCATCTCTTGGCCAG TGCTGGGGTAGATGGACGGATTAATGTCTGGAAAATTTCTGAAGGACCAGATGAGGAAGATAAGCCCCAGATAACCGGAAAGACTGTGATTTCCATTCAAATAGCAGGAGAGGAGGAAATTAAAAATCCCAGGGTTTGCTGGCATGCCTACAAACCG GAAATTTTGGTAGTTGGAGTTGGAAAACGTGTTTTCAGAATTGATATCAACAAAGTTGGAAAAGTTGGAGTATATTCGCCGGAGACACCTCTAATCTGTCCTGTTGACAAAGTGATCGAAGGTATCCAACTGATTGGCAAACATGATGGGGAAGTGACTGATTTGTCAATGTGCCAGTGGATGACTAGCCGTTTGGTCTCTGCTTCTATGGATGGCACG ATTAAGTTTTGGGAGGAGTCGAAGGAATCGCCGGTTCTGGTACTCAGACCACATGATGGCCAGCCTGTTTACTCAGCTACTTTCTTGACTGCTAATACCCGTCCAGATCACATGGTTCTTATCACAGCG GGGCCCCATAATCAAGAGATAAAGATTTGGGTCTCAGACAAAGAGGATGGTTGGCTGTTACCAGGTCATGCTGACTCATTGAAGTGCACGCAAACTCTTGAGCTGAAGAGTTCAGCTCAACCTCAAGTAGAGGAGGCGTTCTTCAATCAAGTTGTAGCTTTGTCCCAAGTTGGTCTCCTCTTACTTGCAAATGCAAAGAGAAATGCAATATATGCTGTGCACCTAGATTATGGGCCAAACCCAGCATCAACTCATATGGATTACTTGTCGGAGTTCACTGTCACCATGCCTATCTTGAGTTTAACAGGGACCAGTGACGTTATACGTGGCCAGGCTCAGATTTATTGTGTTCAGACACACGCTATTCAGCAGTATACTTTAGAGTTATGCCAGTGCTTGCCACCACTATTGGACAATGTTGGTCTAGAGAAGTCAGActctaacattttaaatgttgaaggaGTTTCTGCTGTGGATTCGCATGGTAGTAATTTCTCTGGTGTTCCTCTAAGCTGTGTTTCAGTTGATGCAGCCACTTCACAAGATATTCCTTCTTCAAATCTTGACTCCAAACTTCCTGCCTTAACCCCTTCAACTAGTGACGCTGACATAACTTGTGTGCCATCATCGCCTCTTCCCAATACAAATAGGGGATTTGCGGAGGTTACTGTTGCATCAAGGCTTGAGTCAAGCCCTCCGTCTGCTGAACAAGGTTTAAATCAGCCAGTTAATAATTATACAGTTGACCAGTATATGGACACCATTCATTCGACTGTCTCTGATGTTCCTTCTTTGGGTAGTGACTCAAAGAATGATGAGAAGGAAGATCCACAAGATGATAATTGTAGTGTCCTTAATCCACctgtaatgtttaaaaatccaCCTCATCTGATAACTCCTTCTGAAATTCTAATGGGTGTTTCATCTAATAATGAGGAAAAAACCGAGGAAGCAAATATGCAAGATTCAGTTGACAGTAGTGATGCTAGTAATGGAGAGATGGATGTTAAAGTAGTTGGTGATACAAAATCTGCTCAGAACTCTGAATTTGGCTTTAGAGGAGAGCCTAAAATTCGTCTTCCAGAAAATAAGGCGAAATTCTTTTGCTCCCAGGCTTCAGATCTTGCTATTGAGATGGCCAGGGTGTGTACTGACATCTCAGCAGAAACTTATACTGTTGAGGAATCTCAGCGAGTTGACGTTGTTGACAAGGCAGATTATTTTGCCAAACCTTCTCATGTTAGTGAGGATGAAGTCCCGGACTCCGCAAAAGATGTATTGGAGAAAATTTCTGAGTCGACCACGCCCACAATAGTTCAGCAATCGACACCAAGTACAAAGACAAAGAATAAGAAGGGTAAAACTCCTCAAGCATCAGGCACATTTTCTCCATCGCCCAGTACTTTTAATTCAACGGACTCTACTAATGAACAAGCTGGGAATTCAGAAGCTCCTATTCCACAAATACTTGCAATGCACGAGATGCTTAGTCAG TTAGTGGCCTCACAAAAAGAAATGCAGAAGCAGATGTCAAATATGGTTGCTGTCCCTGTTTCAAAAGAATGTAAAAGACTGGAGGCATCACTAGGGCGGAGCATTGAAAAAGCTATCAAGGCAAATACTGACGCACTCTGGGCTCGTTTTCAAGAAGAAAATGCAAAGATTGATAAGTTATCGAGGGATCGCACACAGCAAATATCAAGTCTGATTGCCAACTTTGCCAGTAAGGACTCGACAGCCATGTTAGAGAAAGCACTGAAGAAAGAATTAGCCTCAGTTGGACCAGCTTTAGCTCGTACAGTTTCTCCAGTCCTTGAGAAAACAATATCTTCAGCTATTGCTGAGTCGTTCCAG AGAGGAGTAGGTGATAAGGCAGCAAATCAGCTAGAGAAATCAGTTAATTCAAAACTTGAAACAACCGTAGCTAGGCAAATTCAAGCACAATTTCAAACTTCTGGAAAGCAGGCTCTCCAG GATGCCTTGAAGGCTGGTTTGGAAGCTTCAGTTATCCCTGCCTTTGAAATATCGTGTAAAGCTATGTTTGAACAAGTAGATGTCACTTTTAGGAAAGGGATGGTTGAACATACAACTGCAGCTCAGCAGCATTTTGAATCTGCACATTCTCCATTGGCCCTAACTTTAAGG GAAACCATCAATTCAGCATCCTCGTTGACCCAAACCTTGAGTGGGGAATTCGCTGAAAGTCAAAGGAAGCTGTTAGCTCTTGTGGCTGCTGGCGCCAACTCAAGTGCTGCAAATCCGCTGGTTACGCAACTTAGCAATGGACCTTTAGCTGGACTCCATGGAAAG GTTGAACCGCATTTGGATCCAACGAAAGAGCTGTCAAGATTGATA